In Sphingobacterium zeae, one genomic interval encodes:
- a CDS encoding DUF6660 family protein encodes MRLIVFILIAYILGLSFVPCSDSNNHCEQSAMEAKLNQTHNHGDDASDACSIFCYCNCCSGNITAYAYQFPQIAGVPVSIYFDNRIPVLNTPILSSYCGSIWQPPKVNA; translated from the coding sequence ATGAGATTAATTGTTTTCATATTGATAGCATATATTCTGGGACTTTCCTTTGTCCCGTGCAGCGATTCGAACAATCACTGTGAGCAGTCTGCTATGGAAGCAAAGCTAAATCAAACACACAACCATGGTGATGATGCATCTGATGCCTGTTCAATTTTCTGTTATTGCAATTGTTGCAGTGGAAATATAACGGCTTATGCCTATCAATTCCCACAAATTGCGGGTGTTCCGGTTTCTATTTATTTTGACAATCGTATACCTGTCCTCAATACCCCAATTCTTTCTAGCTATTGTGGAAGCATCTGGCAGCCGCCAAAGGTTAATGCTTAA